One Desulforhopalus sp. DNA segment encodes these proteins:
- a CDS encoding TrpB-like pyridoxal phosphate-dependent enzyme, with amino-acid sequence MIKKIVLRDDEMPTQWYNVVPDLPNGLLPPLDPETKQPMGPEKLAKIFPMGLLEQEMSTARFIDIPEEVQEILKIWRPSPLVRAANLEKALGTKAKIFFKNEGVSPVGSHKLNSAVAQAYYNKREGVKRLTTETGAGQWGSALSLAANKFGLECKVYMVRVSFDQKPYRKSIMQTFGATVVASPSNETKTGRAILEKMPDTAGSLGIAISEALEDAFSREDTKYSLGSVLNHVILHQSIIGLEAKKQMEIAGEYPDVIVGCCGGGSNFAGLATPYLPDYLEGKKVRFVGTEPASCPTLTAGKLAYDFGDVAQTTPLLYMYTLGHDFIPPGIHAGGLRYHGMSPIVSAMVREKIVEPVKLHQLECFEAGVLFAKTEGIIPAPETCHAIRGAIIEAMKNPDEPKTILFNFSGHGLIDMGSYDRYYAGDLQDYDYPREAIAQSMANLPKI; translated from the coding sequence ATGATTAAGAAGATCGTACTGCGCGATGATGAGATGCCTACCCAATGGTACAATGTCGTTCCGGACCTGCCAAACGGCCTGTTGCCGCCGCTCGATCCGGAAACAAAGCAGCCGATGGGCCCGGAAAAACTCGCTAAGATTTTCCCCATGGGATTGCTTGAACAGGAAATGTCCACCGCCCGTTTTATCGACATCCCTGAAGAGGTCCAGGAAATCCTCAAGATCTGGCGGCCTTCGCCCTTAGTCAGGGCCGCCAATCTTGAAAAGGCCCTGGGCACCAAGGCGAAGATCTTCTTTAAAAATGAGGGGGTCTCCCCTGTCGGCTCTCACAAGCTGAACAGTGCCGTGGCCCAGGCCTATTACAACAAGCGGGAGGGCGTCAAACGGCTGACCACCGAGACCGGTGCTGGCCAGTGGGGCAGCGCCCTGTCGCTGGCCGCCAACAAATTCGGACTGGAATGCAAGGTCTATATGGTCAGAGTATCTTTTGACCAGAAACCCTACCGCAAGTCGATCATGCAGACCTTTGGCGCAACCGTCGTTGCCAGCCCAAGTAACGAAACCAAGACCGGCCGGGCCATCCTCGAAAAGATGCCCGACACCGCCGGATCCCTGGGTATTGCCATCTCCGAGGCACTGGAAGACGCCTTCTCCCGGGAAGACACCAAATACTCCCTGGGCTCGGTACTCAACCACGTCATTCTCCACCAGTCGATTATCGGTCTGGAGGCGAAAAAACAGATGGAAATCGCCGGAGAGTACCCGGACGTCATCGTCGGCTGCTGCGGCGGCGGCTCGAACTTCGCCGGTCTGGCAACCCCCTATCTCCCCGATTACCTTGAAGGCAAGAAGGTCCGTTTCGTCGGCACCGAACCAGCATCCTGCCCGACCCTTACCGCCGGCAAACTGGCCTATGACTTTGGTGATGTTGCCCAGACCACTCCTCTCCTCTACATGTACACCCTCGGCCATGATTTCATTCCGCCGGGTATCCATGCCGGCGGCCTGCGCTACCATGGGATGTCACCGATTGTCTCGGCAATGGTCCGGGAGAAAATCGTCGAGCCGGTGAAATTGCATCAGCTGGAATGTTTCGAGGCGGGCGTGCTCTTTGCTAAGACGGAAGGAATTATCCCCGCCCCGGAGACCTGCCATGCGATTCGCGGTGCCATTATCGAGGCCATGAAAAACCCGGATGAACCGAAGACCATACTCTTTAATTTCTCCGGCCATGGTCTCATCGACATGGGCTCCTACGACAGATACTACGCCGGCGATCTGCAGGACTATGATTATCCGCGTGAGGCAATCGCCCAATCGATGGCCAATTTGCCGAAGATCTGA
- a CDS encoding PqiA/YebS family transporter subunit, with protein MPSLSDYTACPDCDLFLHEAKAPEGYKTICPRCRRTISRSSTASISKVLALSIAGLCLYLPAILLPLMTFKAYGFSGSANILQSILNFYRNDYYFVSVMVLLSAVVFPFILLTTICIISWQLQRRRYPSYLTGLFRIHLHLEEWAMVEVYLLGILVTIIKMSHTSEIDYHSGILCFSWLVLITLGISTVIDRDLFWHRIETKGRENGINQEEAAESDGAGLTAAERGLILCHTCHKLSPAALAGERCPRCRTILHMRKPQSTGRTWALVVTSAIFLAPANLLPIMEVDFLGIPDRSTIIDGIIYFFQDGSYLIGLIIFAASVLVPVFKIAGLIILLRATRPGSNTRLLVHKAQLYRFIAFIGRWSMLDIFVIALLSVLVDFGFFTSIHTAPAATYFSFVVAATMFAATAFDPRIIWDNCSSGEKTEFQGRLAKPYWKHS; from the coding sequence TTGCCGTCCTTAAGCGATTACACAGCCTGTCCCGATTGTGACCTTTTTCTGCATGAGGCTAAAGCCCCGGAGGGTTACAAGACCATCTGCCCCCGCTGCCGCAGAACAATAAGCAGGAGCTCAACCGCCTCGATCAGCAAGGTGCTGGCCCTTTCCATCGCCGGTCTCTGCCTCTATCTTCCGGCTATTCTGCTGCCCCTGATGACCTTCAAGGCCTACGGCTTCAGCGGCTCCGCCAATATACTCCAATCGATTCTAAACTTTTACCGAAATGATTATTATTTCGTCTCGGTCATGGTCCTGCTCTCGGCGGTTGTCTTTCCGTTCATCCTCCTCACAACGATATGCATCATCTCCTGGCAGCTGCAGCGCCGGAGATATCCTTCCTACCTGACAGGCCTATTCCGGATTCATCTGCACCTGGAAGAATGGGCGATGGTCGAGGTGTACCTGCTGGGTATCCTCGTCACCATCATCAAGATGTCCCACACCTCGGAAATTGACTATCATTCTGGAATATTGTGCTTTTCCTGGCTGGTACTGATCACCCTGGGCATCTCCACCGTCATTGATCGCGATCTCTTCTGGCACCGCATCGAGACAAAGGGGAGGGAAAATGGTATCAACCAGGAAGAAGCAGCAGAGTCCGATGGAGCAGGGCTCACCGCCGCCGAAAGGGGTCTCATCCTCTGCCATACCTGTCATAAGCTTTCCCCGGCTGCCCTCGCCGGGGAACGATGCCCCCGCTGCCGGACCATTCTCCATATGCGCAAGCCGCAGAGTACCGGCCGCACCTGGGCCCTGGTGGTCACCTCGGCAATCTTTCTTGCCCCCGCAAACCTCCTGCCGATCATGGAGGTCGATTTTCTCGGTATCCCCGATCGTTCAACCATCATTGACGGTATTATCTATTTTTTTCAGGACGGCTCCTATCTGATCGGTCTGATCATCTTTGCCGCCTCCGTCCTCGTACCGGTCTTTAAAATCGCCGGCCTGATCATCCTCCTCCGGGCCACCCGACCGGGCAGCAATACCAGGCTCCTCGTGCACAAGGCCCAGCTGTATCGTTTTATTGCCTTTATCGGCAGATGGTCGATGCTTGACATATTCGTTATTGCCCTGCTCAGCGTTCTCGTTGATTTTGGCTTTTTCACCTCTATTCATACCGCCCCGGCCGCCACCTATTTTTCCTTTGTTGTGGCGGCGACCATGTTCGCCGCCACCGCCTTTGATCCCCGAATTATCTGGGATAATTGCTCTTCCGGAGAAAAAACGGAATTTCAAGGCCGGCTTGCAAAACCTTACTGGAAGCACTCATGA
- the prmA gene encoding 50S ribosomal protein L11 methyltransferase, whose amino-acid sequence MSANRWLKLTIETDPVLADSISDFLVGVIEGGVETGAPDEPHYGVLTCYVQKANPEPEEVADTIQRVSTHLAELAKAFAVPVPMLTSSFIEEEDWGSTWKEHFKPFSIVPGLIIAPTWEDYRPNAGELVITMDPGMAFGTGHHATTTLSLQLLRKSLAEGKAAMRLLDVGTGTGILGMAAALFGASAVTAIDNDPEAVAAAGDNARRNGLADKMEVSLTPLGQLSGQYQIVVANIVHDVLLALADDLTRLTAEAGFLILSGILAGDQVANIQRIFVGKGFEVLDLEISQEWAALRFRKR is encoded by the coding sequence ATGAGCGCCAATAGATGGCTGAAACTTACCATAGAAACCGACCCCGTGCTGGCCGATTCCATAAGCGATTTCCTCGTCGGGGTCATCGAGGGCGGGGTCGAAACCGGTGCGCCGGATGAACCGCATTACGGCGTCCTTACCTGTTACGTGCAGAAGGCAAATCCAGAGCCGGAGGAGGTGGCCGACACCATCCAGCGGGTTTCCACGCACCTTGCCGAGCTGGCAAAGGCCTTTGCCGTGCCGGTGCCGATGCTTACCTCCTCGTTTATTGAAGAAGAGGACTGGGGTTCAACCTGGAAGGAGCACTTCAAGCCCTTCTCCATCGTCCCCGGCCTGATCATTGCTCCGACCTGGGAAGACTACCGGCCGAATGCCGGAGAGTTGGTTATCACCATGGATCCGGGCATGGCCTTTGGGACCGGGCACCATGCGACAACCACCCTCTCCCTGCAGTTGCTGCGCAAGTCCCTGGCGGAAGGCAAGGCTGCCATGCGTCTGCTTGATGTCGGTACCGGCACGGGCATTCTCGGTATGGCGGCAGCGCTTTTTGGGGCATCGGCGGTGACGGCCATCGACAACGACCCCGAGGCGGTCGCGGCAGCCGGCGACAATGCCCGGCGAAACGGACTTGCCGACAAGATGGAGGTCAGCCTGACGCCCCTTGGTCAATTGTCCGGTCAGTATCAGATCGTTGTCGCCAATATTGTTCATGATGTCCTGCTGGCTCTGGCCGACGATCTGACCAGGCTTACCGCCGAGGCCGGTTTCTTGATTCTCTCCGGCATTCTGGCAGGCGATCAGGTCGCCAATATACAACGAATTTTTGTCGGCAAGGGGTTCGAGGTGCTTGACCTGGAGATCAGCCAAGAGTGGGCTGCCCTGCGGTTTCGTAAAAGGTGA
- a CDS encoding omptin family outer membrane protease, giving the protein MKSKKILARSSRLLAASLLVCSWAQSAAAAGPVAVAPARSGSLVAEQPGSPVTFSVDLGAGYLSGESKELVYWPNYNNHKASELVWEIEDLYMIGFGASLKVRNWMAVNFTGWVKATDGEGSLDDYDWSNVGGDWTDWSRHENTDVTEGSILDFNAEFAFLRTDNVALKGIVGYKRDNFAWEASGGQYTYSEDGFRDSSGTFSNNLTIIGYEQTFTAPYIGVGFAAKFNALELSGRFIYSPLVEGEATDNHYLRNLVTYDEGEEGELFGLDVAGTFSFTDHLAVKLGYSYQRYDEMQGDSEWDYRDEGVVYYFEDGAGMSQTSSLFKVVMQYTF; this is encoded by the coding sequence ATGAAATCGAAAAAGATACTTGCCCGCAGTTCCCGCCTGTTGGCCGCATCGTTGCTGGTCTGTTCCTGGGCGCAGAGTGCTGCGGCGGCCGGGCCGGTGGCGGTTGCCCCGGCGAGATCCGGCAGTCTGGTTGCGGAACAGCCGGGATCGCCGGTCACCTTCAGTGTTGATCTTGGCGCCGGCTATCTCTCCGGCGAGTCAAAGGAGCTGGTGTATTGGCCGAACTACAACAATCATAAGGCCAGCGAATTGGTCTGGGAGATTGAAGACCTGTATATGATCGGATTTGGCGCATCCCTGAAGGTTCGCAACTGGATGGCGGTCAACTTTACCGGTTGGGTCAAGGCCACCGACGGTGAGGGTTCCCTGGACGATTATGACTGGAGCAATGTCGGTGGCGACTGGACCGACTGGTCCCGTCATGAAAATACCGATGTTACCGAAGGCAGTATCCTCGATTTCAATGCCGAGTTCGCCTTTCTCAGGACCGACAATGTGGCCTTGAAGGGTATTGTCGGCTATAAGCGCGATAACTTTGCATGGGAGGCCTCCGGCGGCCAGTACACCTACTCGGAAGACGGTTTTCGTGATAGCAGCGGAACGTTTTCTAACAATCTCACGATTATCGGCTACGAACAAACCTTTACCGCACCGTATATCGGTGTAGGGTTTGCGGCAAAATTCAATGCCCTTGAACTAAGCGGCCGGTTTATTTATTCCCCGCTGGTGGAGGGTGAGGCGACCGACAACCACTATCTTCGCAACCTGGTTACCTATGACGAAGGGGAAGAGGGAGAGCTTTTCGGCCTTGATGTGGCCGGGACCTTCTCCTTCACCGATCACCTCGCCGTCAAATTGGGTTACAGCTACCAGCGCTACGATGAGATGCAGGGAGATTCGGAATGGGATTATCGTGATGAAGGGGTTGTCTACTATTTTGAGGATGGTGCCGGTATGTCGCAGACATCCTCACTCTTCAAGGTTGTCATGCAGTATACATTTTAG
- a CDS encoding type I restriction enzyme HsdR N-terminal domain-containing protein: protein MPVPKPHHLIYGTLVDYLSGEVLTDTDDERIRQNLSKIMVEAKGYPRESLTPRLRIDTLFSRCFVTSTIELTVSLKGKSFMILRYGPGSLVSRERAAIAAARVLCPDYRIPLAVVTNGQDAELLDTKTGKIRGYGLDSIPDYPTAVKMFDQLEFPAPLDHVRRERELRILNAFDVERCCF from the coding sequence ATGCCCGTCCCCAAACCTCATCATCTTATCTACGGAACCCTTGTCGACTACCTGAGTGGAGAGGTACTCACCGACACCGATGATGAGCGCATTCGCCAGAATCTGAGCAAGATCATGGTCGAGGCCAAGGGCTATCCCAGGGAATCATTGACTCCACGGCTGCGCATCGACACCCTGTTTTCCCGCTGTTTTGTCACCTCGACAATTGAACTCACCGTATCGCTCAAAGGTAAAAGCTTTATGATCCTCCGCTATGGCCCGGGCTCTCTGGTGAGCAGGGAACGCGCCGCCATTGCCGCTGCCCGGGTTCTCTGCCCTGACTACCGCATACCGCTCGCCGTGGTCACCAACGGCCAGGATGCCGAACTATTAGACACAAAAACTGGCAAGATTCGCGGATATGGTTTAGATTCTATCCCTGATTATCCCACCGCTGTCAAAATGTTTGACCAACTGGAGTTCCCTGCCCCACTCGACCACGTTCGAAGGGAGCGGGAACTGCGAATCCTCAATGCCTTTGATGTTGAGCGGTGTTGTTTCTAG
- a CDS encoding MlaD family protein — translation MTTAQITKNRGISPIWTLPLIALGICCWLVYSSYKNAGVEITIVFADATGVTPGKTQVMARGIPIGLVTKIRPDLKNRQIETKVKMEKSVVDELVDDTLFWIVRPELSASSIHGLETILSGSYISVQVGTSDIPRREFVGLDSAPPVALDTPGLHLRIKAEVLGSIQAGTGIYYRNIQIGEVQKYQLEGDKNVMIDVFIKPEFAGLVHEGSRFCNASGIQISGKLPSLKIQVESLASLLRGGILLHTPEQLAETPHATNGRVFPLYPDFESANFGIPMTLTLASSEDIVEGATKVMYRGLEAGFVKEIQINNDKDRTVTAHIMLDPRTELILRENTKFWLVKPEISAAGLNNMQLLLSGAHITFQPGGGDFKDHFDILSDPPPQVPLRPGKTFVLNADGPVSLSVKSPVYFKNIQVGEVVNVEIDKRGATIRTTVFIYQDSLKLLSKKSVFWLHSGLEVNGSLADGVSLSTGPLAKMLQGGISFTSPDILKKQKYIQPDEGTEFHLYSSLRDATLAVSDLQPAGKRFTLMAPDAESLAAGSPILHKKIKIGEVENFRLSADQKTVLIECIVFDEYKNIIQQNSRFFNTSGLQISGSLEGIKLQTGSLQSVLTGGIGCINPAPGAPSIAAAPYPLYASQQEAQQADDTEMTILLDRAQDLKEGSPVRSNGIEIGRVSKLRLSDKLAIIATLRIDENATTLFRTGTKIWVEQAQFNLSGIKNAETLIFGSFFNILPGNGNPTRSFKAEAEPPLTEIATRKGLGIILETGHLGSLDTGSPVYYRQLQIGEVTGYDLSPSFQKVRVFVSIRPHYAAIIRANTRFWQVSGARIEGGIFSGVTVSAESLTAILRGGIALATPDGQDSGQAVSTGHLFTLHNLPEKHWLDWNPDVILFDQDAANFLPAKGQ, via the coding sequence ATGACCACTGCGCAAATCACGAAAAATCGCGGAATCTCACCAATCTGGACTCTTCCCCTGATCGCCTTGGGCATATGTTGCTGGCTGGTATATTCCAGCTATAAAAATGCCGGGGTGGAAATCACCATCGTTTTTGCCGATGCTACCGGTGTCACCCCGGGCAAAACCCAGGTCATGGCCCGGGGCATCCCCATCGGCCTGGTGACGAAGATCCGGCCCGACCTGAAAAACCGGCAGATAGAGACAAAGGTCAAGATGGAAAAGTCGGTGGTAGACGAGCTTGTCGACGACACCCTCTTCTGGATAGTCCGGCCGGAACTGTCGGCGAGCTCCATCCATGGCCTGGAGACCATTCTCTCCGGCAGCTATATTAGCGTACAGGTCGGGACATCGGATATCCCTCGAAGGGAATTCGTCGGACTGGACTCCGCTCCACCGGTGGCCCTGGACACACCGGGCCTGCACCTCAGGATCAAGGCCGAGGTGCTCGGCTCCATCCAGGCGGGTACCGGTATTTACTACCGCAATATCCAAATCGGCGAGGTGCAGAAATATCAGCTGGAAGGGGACAAGAACGTCATGATCGACGTCTTCATCAAGCCGGAATTCGCCGGTCTGGTGCACGAGGGCAGCCGGTTCTGTAACGCCAGCGGCATCCAGATAAGCGGTAAATTGCCGTCGCTGAAGATTCAGGTCGAGTCTCTGGCCTCACTGCTGAGAGGGGGAATTCTCCTCCATACCCCGGAACAGCTGGCGGAAACCCCCCATGCGACAAATGGTCGGGTATTCCCGCTGTACCCCGACTTCGAATCGGCCAACTTCGGTATTCCAATGACCCTGACTCTGGCCTCCAGCGAAGACATCGTCGAGGGGGCAACGAAGGTCATGTATCGCGGCCTCGAAGCAGGTTTTGTTAAAGAAATTCAAATAAATAACGATAAAGATCGGACGGTTACCGCCCATATCATGCTCGATCCGAGGACAGAACTGATTCTCCGTGAAAACACTAAGTTCTGGTTGGTCAAACCGGAGATCTCGGCCGCCGGTCTCAATAATATGCAACTGCTCCTGTCCGGGGCCCATATCACCTTCCAGCCGGGCGGCGGCGACTTTAAGGACCACTTCGACATTCTTTCCGACCCACCCCCGCAGGTCCCGTTGCGCCCCGGAAAAACCTTTGTCCTCAATGCCGACGGCCCGGTTAGTCTTTCAGTCAAGTCACCGGTATATTTCAAAAATATCCAAGTCGGGGAAGTCGTCAATGTAGAGATCGACAAAAGGGGGGCGACAATCCGAACAACCGTGTTCATATACCAGGATTCCCTGAAGCTCCTCAGCAAGAAAAGCGTCTTCTGGCTCCATTCCGGGCTTGAGGTGAATGGTTCTCTGGCGGATGGTGTATCTCTTTCCACCGGGCCACTGGCCAAAATGCTGCAAGGTGGAATCAGTTTCACTTCCCCGGATATCCTGAAAAAGCAAAAATATATTCAGCCGGATGAGGGTACCGAATTCCACCTCTACAGCAGCCTCAGGGATGCCACTCTGGCGGTGAGTGACCTGCAGCCCGCCGGCAAACGCTTTACCCTCATGGCCCCGGACGCCGAATCCTTGGCGGCCGGGTCACCAATTCTCCACAAAAAAATCAAAATCGGCGAGGTGGAGAACTTTCGCCTTTCCGCCGACCAGAAAACGGTGCTCATTGAATGCATCGTCTTTGACGAGTACAAGAACATCATCCAGCAGAACAGCCGGTTTTTCAACACCAGCGGCCTGCAGATCTCCGGGAGTTTGGAGGGGATAAAATTGCAAACCGGGTCGCTGCAATCGGTATTGACCGGGGGGATTGGCTGCATCAATCCGGCGCCGGGCGCTCCATCGATCGCAGCCGCGCCCTACCCGCTATATGCCAGCCAACAGGAGGCCCAGCAAGCTGACGATACAGAGATGACCATACTCCTTGACAGGGCGCAGGACCTTAAGGAAGGCTCGCCGGTCCGCAGTAACGGCATAGAGATCGGCAGGGTGAGCAAGTTGCGCCTGAGTGATAAACTGGCCATTATCGCCACGCTGCGGATTGATGAAAATGCCACCACGCTGTTTCGTACCGGGACGAAAATCTGGGTCGAGCAGGCCCAATTCAACCTCTCCGGCATCAAAAATGCCGAAACCCTGATCTTCGGTTCTTTCTTCAATATCCTGCCCGGAAACGGCAATCCGACGCGGTCATTCAAGGCCGAGGCCGAACCGCCGCTCACCGAGATTGCCACCCGGAAAGGCCTGGGGATTATCCTCGAAACCGGTCATCTCGGTTCTCTTGACACCGGCTCACCGGTTTATTATCGCCAGTTGCAGATCGGCGAGGTAACCGGCTACGATCTGTCGCCCTCCTTCCAGAAGGTCCGGGTCTTTGTCAGTATCCGGCCGCACTATGCGGCGATAATACGGGCAAATACCCGGTTCTGGCAGGTCAGCGGCGCAAGGATTGAGGGCGGTATCTTTTCTGGAGTGACCGTTTCGGCGGAATCGCTTACCGCCATCCTCCGTGGCGGCATTGCCCTGGCCACGCCGGACGGCCAAGATTCCGGGCAAGCAGTCAGCACCGGGCACCTCTTCACCCTGCACAACCTGCCGGAAAAACACTGGCTGGACTGGAATCCCGATGTCATCTTATTCGACCAGGATGCAGCAAATTTTTTGCCCGCCAAAGGGCAATAG
- a CDS encoding 16S rRNA (uracil(1498)-N(3))-methyltransferase, translated as MHRFFFDPDGRRGDSIFLPAEESHHLTKVLRLAVGSAIEMLDGQGSVYQAVIVATGRQVEARIVGVVAQEAGRGNSLWVGQGILKGEKMDTVVQKCTELGVNRFTPFQSSRCQGKADQAQNRKRHERWQRIGLAACKQCLRPQLMRLDAPTNLANMLQEEGGDQVLRLLFWEEEKAVHLQDLPALPGAQSVALLLGPEGGFSVEEVDLARQAGWITVSLGERILRAETATLTAVSVVQFIIGNL; from the coding sequence ATGCACAGATTTTTCTTTGATCCGGACGGTCGCAGGGGGGACAGCATCTTCCTGCCGGCGGAGGAGTCCCACCATCTTACCAAGGTTCTCAGGCTGGCCGTCGGTAGTGCTATTGAGATGCTTGACGGCCAGGGCTCGGTGTATCAGGCGGTCATCGTTGCCACCGGCAGGCAGGTGGAGGCGCGCATTGTCGGAGTCGTCGCCCAGGAGGCGGGCCGGGGCAATTCCCTCTGGGTTGGGCAAGGTATCCTGAAAGGCGAGAAAATGGACACGGTGGTGCAGAAATGCACGGAGCTGGGGGTGAACCGCTTTACCCCGTTTCAAAGCTCCCGGTGTCAGGGCAAGGCCGACCAGGCGCAGAACCGGAAAAGGCACGAACGGTGGCAACGCATTGGTCTGGCCGCCTGCAAGCAATGCCTACGGCCGCAGCTCATGCGCCTGGACGCCCCGACAAACCTGGCAAACATGCTGCAGGAAGAAGGCGGCGACCAGGTCTTGCGCTTGCTCTTCTGGGAAGAGGAAAAGGCAGTGCATCTCCAGGATCTCCCGGCCCTGCCGGGAGCGCAATCGGTGGCCCTGCTCCTTGGCCCTGAGGGTGGTTTTTCCGTTGAAGAAGTTGATTTGGCCCGGCAAGCCGGTTGGATCACGGTCAGTCTCGGCGAGCGTATCCTTCGGGCGGAGACCGCGACCTTGACCGCTGTTTCGGTCGTGCAATTTATAATCGGCAATCTGTAA
- a CDS encoding PilZ domain-containing protein, whose amino-acid sequence MSIDKRSQERYSRNIRARITYRHQTEEVPVIDTVTANISSGGAFLETAHPFPLAAKIKVEFLLDFDDLKRLKFILSLESLRSLSGKTVWVCATAVVIRREAGGVGIIFDTDYQLTPMCPPHPEDKPSIVEP is encoded by the coding sequence ATGTCCATTGATAAACGCAGCCAGGAACGGTATTCCCGCAACATCCGGGCACGCATCACCTACCGGCACCAAACCGAAGAAGTGCCGGTCATCGATACGGTAACGGCCAATATCAGTTCCGGCGGCGCCTTCCTGGAAACCGCCCACCCCTTCCCGTTGGCCGCCAAGATAAAGGTTGAGTTTTTGCTCGATTTCGATGACCTCAAACGCCTGAAATTCATCCTCTCTTTGGAAAGCCTCCGAAGCCTTTCCGGCAAAACGGTCTGGGTCTGTGCGACAGCCGTCGTCATCCGCCGCGAAGCCGGAGGTGTCGGTATTATCTTCGACACTGATTACCAGCTCACCCCGATGTGCCCGCCCCATCCCGAGGATAAGCCGAGTATCGTCGAACCGTGA
- the mnmH gene encoding tRNA 2-selenouridine(34) synthase MnmH — MARPPEFSTIFEKPTRVVGQESTLGPGNRLIDVRSAVEFAAGTIPGAVNIPLFDEDERGVIGTIYRHGGHAQAVDQGFEFVEKKLAELLLAFEPYRGENLVVCCARGGMRSRSVVNLLTQAGYSAGQLAGGYKDYRQRVLAAIEGFQPRLIVIHGLTGTGKTRILQRLHQAIDLEEMAGHRSSLFGGIDQQVSNQRTFESRLAARIASLGDEPYFIEGESRKIGKVFIPKPLAAAMKRAVLVNIHCSLETRIARIIEDYPVDSDETRRQIEAILRSLKRNMGTELVETMCRLLHEDNLPELVRILLVDYYDKRYGRSMSDYRFDLDISAEDLDEAAARLEDFRRSLG; from the coding sequence ATGGCAAGACCCCCTGAATTTTCAACAATTTTTGAAAAGCCGACGCGGGTTGTCGGCCAGGAAAGCACCCTTGGTCCGGGGAATCGGCTTATCGATGTCCGTTCGGCGGTCGAATTCGCCGCCGGGACTATTCCCGGGGCGGTCAATATCCCGCTTTTTGACGAGGACGAACGCGGTGTCATCGGCACCATCTATCGCCATGGCGGCCATGCCCAGGCGGTTGACCAGGGTTTTGAATTTGTTGAAAAAAAATTGGCGGAACTGCTTTTAGCCTTTGAACCCTATCGCGGCGAAAACCTGGTGGTCTGCTGCGCCCGGGGCGGGATGCGCTCGCGGTCGGTGGTCAATCTCTTGACCCAGGCGGGTTATTCCGCAGGCCAGCTTGCCGGTGGCTATAAGGATTACCGACAAAGGGTTTTGGCTGCGATCGAAGGCTTTCAGCCGAGGCTGATCGTCATTCATGGCCTGACCGGCACCGGCAAAACCCGGATTCTCCAGCGCCTGCACCAGGCAATCGATCTGGAGGAGATGGCCGGCCATCGCAGCTCCCTGTTCGGCGGCATCGACCAGCAGGTCAGCAATCAGCGAACCTTTGAAAGCCGCTTGGCGGCGCGAATCGCCAGCCTTGGCGACGAGCCCTATTTCATCGAAGGGGAAAGCCGGAAGATCGGCAAGGTCTTTATCCCCAAACCCCTGGCGGCGGCGATGAAGAGGGCGGTCCTCGTCAATATCCATTGCAGTCTGGAGACCCGCATTGCAAGGATTATCGAAGATTATCCAGTCGATAGCGATGAAACCCGGCGGCAGATCGAAGCCATCCTGAGATCGTTGAAACGCAATATGGGTACCGAGCTGGTTGAAACCATGTGCCGTCTGTTGCACGAGGACAATTTGCCGGAACTGGTGCGCATCCTCCTCGTCGACTACTACGATAAACGCTACGGCCGGAGCATGAGCGATTACCGGTTCGACCTGGATATTTCGGCTGAAGATCTTGATGAAGCGGCAGCACGGCTTGAAGACTTTCGCCGCTCTCTCGGCTAG